From Aliarcobacter butzleri, the proteins below share one genomic window:
- a CDS encoding EAL domain-containing protein, producing MPTSSCIKCQTLPILKDSESNLIFGFEVIELCTKFKNFLDDNNINYFKEDSLTIVIKTSSFIDFLSNLLSKNIFKKHEREAIYILSLNENEKLDYSKIKNVKSLEKYKNQISAQELSSLLSKGGLTTHFQPILDVKTNTIYGYETLARGVNEDGTLVSPNKLFTWAKDGDMLFYLDRACRENSLKTAAIKNIRAKVFINFIPTAIYDPNHCLQSTVKWANSLEFDPKNVIFEVVESENIEDIEHLKNILNFYKSKGFMIALDDVGSGYSSLNMIVQLLPDIVKVDREIIKDIYKNKANQSVFTAIVNIAKENNIVVLAEGIETKEEYLYLKENGASLAQGYYFAKPSAEPIRKIKF from the coding sequence ATGCCTACATCATCTTGCATAAAATGCCAGACTTTACCAATATTAAAAGATAGTGAATCAAATCTAATTTTTGGTTTTGAAGTTATTGAATTATGCACAAAATTTAAAAATTTTTTAGATGACAATAATATTAATTATTTTAAAGAGGATAGTTTAACTATTGTTATTAAAACTTCTTCTTTTATTGATTTTTTAAGCAATCTTCTTTCAAAAAATATTTTTAAAAAACATGAAAGAGAAGCTATTTATATACTTAGTTTAAATGAAAATGAAAAACTTGATTACTCAAAAATTAAAAATGTAAAAAGTTTAGAAAAATATAAAAACCAAATTTCTGCACAAGAACTTTCATCTTTACTTTCAAAAGGTGGATTAACTACACATTTTCAACCAATTTTAGATGTTAAAACTAATACAATTTATGGTTATGAAACTCTTGCTAGAGGTGTAAATGAAGATGGGACTTTAGTTTCACCAAACAAACTTTTTACTTGGGCAAAAGATGGAGATATGCTTTTTTATTTAGATAGAGCTTGTAGAGAGAATTCTTTAAAAACAGCTGCCATTAAAAATATTAGAGCAAAAGTTTTTATAAATTTCATTCCAACAGCAATTTATGACCCAAATCACTGTTTACAATCAACTGTGAAATGGGCGAATTCTTTAGAGTTTGATCCTAAAAATGTAATATTTGAAGTTGTTGAAAGTGAAAACATAGAAGATATTGAACATTTGAAGAATATTTTAAACTTTTATAAGTCAAAAGGTTTTATGATTGCTTTAGATGATGTTGGAAGTGGTTATTCTTCTTTAAATATGATAGTTCAACTTTTACCTGATATTGTAAAAGTAGATAGAGAAATAATTAAAGATATTTATAAAAATAAAGCAAATCAATCTGTTTTTACAGCAATTGTAAATATTGCGAAAGAGAACAATATTGTTGTTTTAGCTGAAGGTATAGAGACTAAAGAGGAGTATTTATACTTAAAAGAAAATGGTGCTTCATTGGCTCAAGGTTATTACTTTGCAAAGCCATCTGCGGAGCCAATTAGAAAAATCAAATTTTAA
- a CDS encoding LytR/AlgR family response regulator transcription factor, whose amino-acid sequence MKVLIVDDENLALGRLKRVLNDNNVFDIVEFNDPLEAIKEISKTKFDVAFLDISMPNFSGLELAELILKLEPKTFIVFQTAYEEYALDAFKKGGMGYLLKPVEDSELKKILQRISIYKEEKNISKKILGKVSDKIYLVETDEIFYIKADLDEIIIRTKDNFVYAKKKIGDIEEILKDKNFFRVHRSYIVNVDKIKSIKSIEQSKLEIFFNGIDEFIVSSKDGAKDFREYLDKKSI is encoded by the coding sequence ATGAAAGTATTAATTGTAGATGATGAAAATTTAGCATTAGGAAGACTAAAAAGAGTTCTAAATGATAACAATGTTTTTGATATTGTAGAGTTTAATGATCCACTTGAAGCTATAAAAGAGATATCAAAAACTAAATTTGATGTAGCATTTTTGGATATTTCTATGCCAAATTTTAGTGGATTAGAGTTAGCGGAACTTATATTAAAACTTGAACCAAAAACATTTATCGTATTCCAAACTGCTTATGAAGAGTATGCTTTAGATGCTTTTAAAAAAGGTGGAATGGGATATTTGCTAAAACCTGTTGAAGATAGTGAACTAAAAAAGATTTTACAAAGAATTTCAATTTATAAAGAAGAAAAAAATATTTCAAAAAAGATTTTAGGAAAGGTTTCTGATAAAATATATTTAGTTGAAACAGATGAAATCTTTTATATAAAAGCTGATTTAGACGAGATTATCATAAGAACAAAAGATAATTTTGTTTATGCAAAAAAGAAAATTGGTGATATTGAAGAGATATTAAAAGATAAAAACTTTTTTAGAGTTCACAGATCATATATAGTAAATGTTGATAAGATAAAGTCTATAAAAAGCATTGAACAATCAAAATTAGAGATATTTTTTAATGGAATTGATGAATTCATAGTTAGTTCAAAAGATGGAGCAAAAGATTTTAGAGAATACTTGGATAAAAAAAGTATATAA
- a CDS encoding sensor histidine kinase, whose translation MLNNELKISLKDWTNILIIGILFGFFQSLIFYFLNQNLQTFSTIIFSISTAFFITIFAIILITLSNSFILPKIKKSFWTILSFFFSFLSGFLGFILTYFIFSKFDIEVIIFISDFWLNISIVVGFLTLLIALILHQFVFLKNKNNQIQKEILESKLKSLENELNPHFLFNALNSVSQLIYIDKKKAEDAVLQLSKFLRNAINKESLVYLENEIFMVQTYVNIENIRFDNKIVLHIDDYNDFKLVKIPKFSIQLLVENSIKHGYLGKELNIFITFEKNLIKVSNDGKKNSNIKFKTGLSNLENRLRLLNIGELHFLIENENMTFCIILKDKK comes from the coding sequence ATGTTAAATAATGAATTAAAAATATCTTTAAAAGATTGGACAAATATTTTAATAATTGGAATATTATTTGGTTTTTTTCAATCTTTAATTTTTTATTTTTTAAATCAAAATCTACAAACTTTTTCAACAATTATCTTTAGTATAAGTACAGCTTTTTTTATAACTATTTTTGCAATTATTCTAATAACTCTTTCAAATAGTTTTATTCTTCCAAAAATAAAAAAGAGTTTTTGGACGATACTTAGCTTTTTTTTCTCTTTTTTATCTGGATTTTTAGGTTTTATTTTAACATATTTTATTTTTTCTAAATTTGATATAGAAGTAATAATTTTTATAAGCGATTTTTGGTTAAATATCTCAATTGTTGTTGGTTTTTTAACTCTTTTAATAGCATTAATTCTACATCAATTTGTATTTTTGAAAAACAAAAATAATCAAATACAAAAAGAGATTTTAGAATCAAAATTAAAATCTTTGGAAAATGAGCTAAATCCACATTTTTTATTTAATGCTTTAAATTCAGTTTCTCAATTAATATATATTGATAAGAAAAAAGCAGAAGATGCCGTTTTACAACTATCTAAGTTTCTAAGAAATGCGATAAATAAAGAGAGTTTAGTTTATCTTGAAAATGAGATTTTTATGGTACAAACTTATGTAAATATAGAAAATATAAGGTTTGATAATAAAATTGTTTTACATATTGATGATTACAATGATTTTAAACTTGTAAAAATACCAAAATTTTCTATTCAGCTTTTAGTTGAAAATAGTATAAAACATGGTTATTTAGGAAAAGAGTTAAATATTTTTATTACATTTGAAAAGAATCTGATAAAAGTTTCAAATGATGGTAAAAAAAATTCAAATATAAAATTTAAAACAGGATTATCAAACTTAGAAAATAGATTAAGGTTATTAAATATTGGTGAACTTCATTTTTTAATAGAAAATGAGAATATGACTTTTTGTATTATTTTAAAGGATAAGAAATGA
- a CDS encoding phytoene desaturase family protein, with the protein MQKIDLTVIGSGIGGSLISILNKDKNLVLFEKDKNLGGTASTFKRFGNYFNSGATTFVGYEDNHIIKEIFDSANFIPDLKKSSYAYRTIIHGKSIDRITDFEEFIESLNSVFFHKNNRYFWQTLKDIDERFWKLKDIYFAKYSLNSYLKSLKTIDILFKEYKFLLFKSAKSFIKEVLGDISKEYQDFIDAQLQITLQSTSKDIPLLSFAIALSYPFHKIFYANGGMGKLFDDMLKDINVKKNEQIMQIKKENNFYRLISSKDEYLTSKLVLNIPVFECKNLFLDEDLQNYYKKFEFYDQSAFVIYLKIDSKKEFLNHYQIILKESIPNAVSKSFFVSFSHKDDEKLSKNGYSVTISCHTKALFWNELSKEEYEKNKEFTKNFILDELLKNIPDIKKEDIKIEFCATSKTFKRYINRFNCGATPLNLKNIFKIPSSLTPFKNLYNIGDSVFAGQGWPGVALGVKVLNSNLFR; encoded by the coding sequence GTGCAAAAAATTGATTTAACAGTTATTGGAAGTGGAATTGGTGGAAGTTTAATATCTATTTTGAATAAAGATAAAAATCTTGTTTTATTTGAAAAAGATAAAAACTTAGGAGGAACTGCATCTACATTTAAAAGATTTGGAAATTATTTCAATAGTGGAGCTACAACTTTTGTAGGATATGAAGATAATCATATAATAAAAGAGATATTTGATAGTGCAAATTTTATACCTGATTTAAAAAAATCTTCTTACGCTTATAGAACTATTATACATGGAAAATCTATCGATAGAATAACAGATTTTGAAGAGTTTATCGAGAGTTTAAATAGTGTTTTTTTTCATAAAAACAATAGATATTTTTGGCAAACTTTAAAAGATATTGATGAAAGATTTTGGAAATTAAAAGATATTTATTTTGCAAAATATAGTTTAAATTCTTATCTAAAAAGTTTAAAAACAATTGATATTTTATTTAAAGAATATAAATTTTTACTATTTAAAAGTGCAAAAAGTTTTATAAAAGAAGTTTTAGGAGATATTTCAAAAGAGTACCAAGATTTTATAGATGCACAACTTCAAATTACTTTACAATCAACTTCAAAAGATATTCCTCTTTTATCTTTTGCTATTGCACTATCTTATCCTTTTCACAAAATCTTTTATGCAAATGGTGGAATGGGAAAACTTTTTGATGATATGTTAAAAGATATAAATGTAAAAAAAAATGAACAGATAATGCAAATAAAAAAAGAGAATAATTTTTATAGATTAATCTCTTCAAAAGATGAATATTTAACTTCGAAACTTGTTTTAAATATTCCAGTTTTTGAGTGCAAAAATCTTTTTTTAGATGAAGATTTACAAAATTACTATAAAAAATTTGAATTTTATGATCAAAGTGCTTTTGTCATTTATTTAAAAATTGATTCAAAAAAAGAGTTTTTAAATCATTATCAAATCATTTTAAAAGAGAGTATTCCAAATGCAGTTTCAAAAAGTTTTTTTGTATCTTTTAGTCATAAAGATGATGAAAAACTATCAAAAAATGGTTATTCTGTTACAATCTCTTGTCATACAAAAGCTCTTTTTTGGAATGAATTATCAAAAGAGGAATATGAAAAAAATAAAGAGTTTACAAAAAATTTTATATTAGATGAGTTACTAAAAAATATTCCAGATATTAAAAAAGAGGATATTAAAATAGAATTTTGTGCTACAAGTAAAACTTTTAAAAGATACATAAATAGATTTAATTGTGGAGCAACACCTTTAAATCTTAAAAATATTTTTAAAATACCAAGTTCTTTAACTCCTTTTAAAAATCTTTATAATATCGGTGATTCTGTTTTTGCAGGACAAGGATGGCCTGGAGTTGCTTTGGGAGTCAAAGTTTTAAACTCAAACTTATTTAGATAA
- a CDS encoding cryptochrome/photolyase family protein, whose protein sequence is MKQILWFRRDLRIIDNEILANAKGEVLPIFIFDKNILQNLPKDDKRVTFIYKSVYKLKEDLKSIGLDLAIFFDTPKNVFTKLKKENFDEILVSVDFDNYAKKRDEEVEKIIPLRRFLDSYLIDPKIILKSDQKPYKVFTPFYNYLEPLHQSNHIEEFKTATNIKKINFDYDFFPTLQDLGFIEQKLPDFLYKSADELITIFSKKINNYQKNRDFFHLDAGSNLSVHLRFGLISAKMVFNKIKKLQAPKKEIDFFIRELIWREFYNYILFHFPKSQFENLNGIEVNWNENEEDFKKWCEGNTGVPIIDASMKHLNNTGLMHNRLRMIVASYLVKNLLIDWKKGEEYFALKLLDYEASSNIGSWQWAASTGVDAVPYFRVFNPYLQSKKFDSEAIFIKSVLKDLKDIPTKQIHTENGIQENIFLDYPKQIVGINYSRDRAILEFKRANCAKN, encoded by the coding sequence ATGAAACAAATTTTATGGTTTAGAAGAGATTTAAGAATAATCGACAATGAAATATTAGCAAATGCAAAAGGTGAAGTTTTACCAATATTTATTTTTGACAAAAACATTTTGCAAAACTTACCAAAAGACGATAAAAGAGTAACTTTTATTTATAAAAGTGTTTATAAACTAAAAGAAGATTTAAAAAGTATTGGTTTAGATTTAGCAATATTTTTTGATACTCCAAAAAATGTTTTTACAAAATTAAAAAAAGAGAACTTTGATGAAATCTTAGTATCAGTCGATTTTGATAATTATGCAAAAAAAAGAGATGAAGAAGTTGAAAAAATAATACCTCTTAGAAGATTTTTAGATTCATATTTAATTGACCCAAAAATTATTTTAAAAAGTGACCAAAAACCTTATAAAGTTTTTACTCCTTTTTATAACTATTTAGAACCACTTCATCAATCAAATCATATAGAAGAGTTTAAAACTGCTACAAATATAAAAAAAATAAATTTTGATTACGATTTTTTTCCAACTTTACAAGATTTAGGTTTTATAGAGCAAAAACTACCTGATTTTTTATATAAAAGTGCTGATGAATTGATAACTATATTTTCAAAAAAGATAAATAATTATCAAAAAAATAGAGATTTTTTTCATCTTGATGCTGGTTCAAATCTATCTGTTCATTTAAGGTTTGGACTTATATCTGCTAAAATGGTTTTTAATAAAATAAAAAAACTACAAGCACCTAAAAAAGAGATAGATTTTTTCATAAGAGAACTTATTTGGAGAGAATTTTACAACTATATCTTATTTCATTTTCCAAAATCACAATTTGAAAATCTAAATGGTATAGAAGTAAATTGGAATGAAAATGAAGAGGATTTTAAAAAATGGTGTGAAGGAAATACTGGTGTTCCAATAATTGATGCAAGTATGAAACACTTAAATAATACTGGGCTTATGCATAATCGTTTAAGAATGATAGTTGCTTCATATTTAGTAAAAAATTTATTAATTGATTGGAAAAAAGGAGAAGAGTATTTTGCCCTTAAACTTTTAGATTACGAAGCTAGTTCAAATATTGGTTCGTGGCAATGGGCTGCTAGTACAGGAGTTGATGCAGTTCCTTATTTTAGAGTCTTTAATCCTTATTTACAATCAAAAAAATTTGATAGTGAAGCAATATTTATAAAAAGTGTTTTAAAAGATTTAAAAGATATTCCAACAAAACAAATTCATACAGAAAACGGTATTCAAGAAAATATATTTTTAGATTATCCAAAACAAATTGTTGGAATTAATTATTCAAGAGATAGAGCAATTTTAGAATTTAAAAGGGCTAATTGTGCAAAAAATTGA
- a CDS encoding YbgA family protein, giving the protein MILGVSSCLLGNMCRYDGHGAKDEFVFNSLKEYFELLPYCPENSIWSAPRDAIRQVLINDEIKIFTSTKEPKDVTLMLEEACEKMALKATQDDLCGFVLKSASPSCGMERVKVYKPENAPSVKNGVGIFAKKLKEKLPNFPIEEEGRLNDPWLRENFLMQVYSYVDLKNLLKNDKKISTLIEFHTSYKYLIYSKSQNSYKILGKIVANSEKKDVEELYKEYETEFLKAINTKSTLNKTYNILLHIFGYFKKHITKEEKADILESMYDFKNRIIPLISVIKIFNIYINRFNISYLKTQKFLNPYPLKLALRSDLKAYK; this is encoded by the coding sequence ATGATTTTAGGAGTTTCATCTTGTTTATTGGGAAATATGTGTAGATACGATGGTCATGGTGCAAAAGATGAATTTGTATTTAATAGTTTAAAAGAGTATTTTGAACTTTTACCTTATTGCCCTGAAAATTCTATTTGGTCAGCACCAAGAGATGCAATTAGACAAGTCTTGATAAATGATGAAATAAAAATATTTACATCAACAAAAGAACCAAAAGATGTAACACTTATGCTCGAAGAAGCCTGTGAAAAGATGGCTTTAAAAGCAACACAAGATGATTTATGTGGTTTTGTTTTAAAATCAGCATCTCCATCTTGTGGAATGGAAAGAGTAAAAGTTTATAAACCAGAAAATGCTCCTTCTGTTAAAAATGGAGTTGGAATTTTTGCAAAAAAGTTAAAAGAAAAATTACCAAATTTTCCAATTGAAGAAGAAGGAAGATTAAATGATCCTTGGCTTAGAGAAAACTTTTTAATGCAAGTTTACTCTTATGTAGATTTAAAAAATCTACTAAAAAATGATAAAAAAATATCTACTTTAATTGAATTTCACACTTCATATAAATATTTAATATATTCAAAATCACAAAATTCATATAAAATTTTAGGAAAAATTGTTGCAAATAGTGAAAAAAAAGATGTTGAAGAACTATACAAAGAATATGAGACTGAATTTTTAAAAGCAATAAATACAAAATCAACTTTAAATAAAACTTACAATATTTTACTTCATATTTTTGGATATTTTAAAAAACATATTACAAAAGAAGAAAAAGCTGATATTTTAGAAAGTATGTATGACTTTAAAAATAGAATTATTCCATTAATAAGTGTTATAAAAATATTTAATATCTATATAAATAGATTTAACATCTCATATTTGAAAACTCAAAAGTTTTTAAATCCATATCCATTAAAACTTGCATTAAGAAGCGATTTAAAGGCATATAAATGA
- a CDS encoding AEC family transporter, with translation MEQIFSSLIPIFSLIVIGYLFKKISFPSHEFWPMADKLTYYILMPALLVLTLSKAKFDANSITFILVSILAIFITMIILMIFNKFSPTTNDSFTSIVQGGIRFNTYVFLALSGSIFGQNGLILSAIIITFAIPILNIFCITIFALYSQNNKIDFMYLLKSIFKNPLIISCVIGALINFSTLQIPISIENLLKILSSAALPMGLLSIGYALVLKEIKSTKKDLSVSCIAKFVVLPIIIYFLGKAFQLDEIMISILVLFAIMPTAPSSFILARQLNGDLSLMTTIITVQTILAGLFLIIFVKYFA, from the coding sequence ATGGAACAGATATTTTCAAGTTTAATTCCAATTTTTTCTCTTATTGTAATTGGATATTTATTTAAAAAAATAAGCTTTCCATCTCACGAATTTTGGCCAATGGCTGATAAACTAACTTATTATATTTTAATGCCAGCTCTTTTAGTTTTGACTTTATCTAAAGCAAAATTTGATGCAAATAGTATAACTTTTATTTTAGTTTCTATTCTTGCTATATTTATTACAATGATTATTTTGATGATATTTAATAAATTTAGTCCAACAACAAATGATTCATTTACTTCAATTGTTCAAGGTGGAATTCGATTTAATACTTATGTATTTTTAGCATTAAGTGGCTCTATTTTTGGACAAAATGGTTTAATCTTATCAGCTATTATAATAACTTTTGCCATTCCTATTTTAAATATTTTTTGTATTACAATTTTTGCATTATATTCACAAAACAATAAAATTGATTTTATGTACCTTTTAAAATCTATTTTTAAAAATCCATTGATAATCTCTTGTGTTATTGGTGCTTTGATAAATTTTTCAACTTTACAAATTCCAATTAGTATAGAAAATTTACTTAAAATTTTAAGTAGTGCAGCACTTCCAATGGGACTTTTATCTATTGGTTATGCTTTAGTTTTAAAAGAGATAAAAAGTACAAAAAAAGATTTGAGTGTAAGTTGTATAGCTAAATTTGTAGTTTTACCTATAATCATCTATTTTTTAGGAAAAGCTTTTCAATTAGATGAAATAATGATTTCTATTTTAGTTTTATTTGCTATCATGCCAACAGCACCAAGCTCATTTATATTAGCTCGTCAACTTAATGGTGATTTATCACTAATGACAACAATTATAACAGTACAAACTATTTTAGCTGGACTATTTTTAATAATCTTTGTAAAATATTTTGCTTAA
- a CDS encoding YhcH/YjgK/YiaL family protein, whose amino-acid sequence MAIFGKYEDIKNQINNPKFEKAFSYIQKLQDKSSKEYKSLENIKIGDCNKIVLDESCFVLEQAYVSKDKKDCFFESHKKYIDIQYIFYGTEIMEVENINNLEIIQEYNESLDYAKHAQFINSSSLLIRENELAIFYPSDAHMPCLKVDKNEKIIKAVFKVAI is encoded by the coding sequence ATGGCAATTTTTGGAAAATATGAAGATATAAAAAATCAAATAAACAATCCTAAATTTGAAAAAGCATTTTCATATATTCAAAAATTGCAAGATAAATCTTCAAAAGAGTATAAAAGCCTAGAAAATATAAAAATTGGTGACTGTAACAAAATAGTTCTTGATGAGAGCTGTTTTGTTCTTGAACAAGCTTATGTTTCAAAAGATAAAAAAGATTGCTTTTTTGAGTCTCATAAAAAGTATATAGATATTCAATATATTTTTTATGGAACTGAGATAATGGAAGTTGAGAATATAAATAATCTTGAAATAATACAAGAGTACAATGAGTCTTTGGATTATGCTAAACATGCGCAATTTATTAACTCTTCATCTTTATTAATTAGAGAAAATGAATTAGCTATTTTTTATCCAAGTGATGCTCATATGCCTTGTTTAAAAGTTGATAAAAATGAAAAAATTATCAAAGCTGTTTTTAAAGTAGCAATTTAA
- a CDS encoding glucose-6-phosphate isomerase, translating into MKNSLYYPQVSLSDEQIFTEIKKERDDIGYYSLPYVDTTNLKARLDSLCFSQKQIAVIGIGGSTLGTYAIYNFMKYNKQHNKTLKKELYFFESTDPVNLNGTIAQLNLEDTLFIVISKSGTTIETISIFKYLMSITKIDKSNLLVITEDDSKLNTFAKANEINSFEIPKNVGGRFSVLSNVGLVPLYLAGFDIDELLNGARKISTSFFEQNELYNQLLKKARTYYEYKDIYNVNAIFSYSQLLEGFNKWYIQLWGESLGKIDVNNTNQGLTPIGLLGPVDQHSFLQLIVEGKRDKTVTFIKIKDFKDATKIAPITLQGLEDLDYINNLDFKELINLQADATIASVKEYKKDIPIDLIEIEEISEYEIGKLLFYYELLTSIVGKFLRINTYDQPGVEGGKIILKEMLKNKN; encoded by the coding sequence ATGAAAAATAGCCTATATTATCCTCAAGTATCATTAAGTGATGAGCAAATTTTTACAGAAATAAAAAAAGAGAGAGATGATATTGGGTACTACTCTCTTCCTTATGTTGATACAACAAACTTAAAAGCTAGACTTGATAGCCTATGCTTTTCTCAAAAACAAATAGCAGTTATTGGAATTGGTGGAAGCACTTTAGGGACTTATGCTATTTATAATTTTATGAAATATAATAAACAGCATAATAAAACTCTAAAAAAAGAACTTTATTTCTTTGAAAGTACGGATCCTGTAAATTTAAATGGAACAATTGCTCAATTAAATTTAGAAGATACTTTATTTATTGTTATTTCAAAATCAGGAACAACAATAGAAACTATCTCTATTTTTAAATATCTTATGTCGATTACTAAAATTGATAAATCAAATTTATTAGTAATTACAGAAGATGATAGTAAATTAAATACTTTTGCTAAAGCAAATGAAATAAACTCTTTTGAAATTCCAAAAAATGTTGGTGGAAGATTTTCAGTTTTATCAAATGTTGGATTAGTTCCTTTATATCTTGCTGGTTTTGATATTGATGAACTTTTAAATGGTGCAAGAAAAATTTCAACATCATTTTTTGAACAAAATGAACTTTATAACCAATTACTAAAAAAAGCAAGAACATATTACGAATATAAAGATATTTATAATGTAAATGCAATTTTTTCATATTCACAACTTCTTGAAGGTTTTAACAAATGGTATATTCAACTTTGGGGAGAAAGTCTTGGTAAAATCGATGTAAATAATACAAATCAAGGTTTAACTCCAATTGGACTTTTAGGACCAGTTGATCAACACTCATTTTTACAACTAATTGTTGAAGGTAAACGTGACAAAACTGTAACATTTATAAAAATTAAAGATTTTAAAGATGCTACAAAAATCGCTCCAATTACATTACAAGGTTTAGAAGATTTAGATTATATAAATAATCTTGATTTTAAAGAACTTATCAATCTTCAAGCAGATGCAACTATTGCGTCAGTTAAAGAGTATAAAAAAGATATTCCAATAGATTTAATTGAAATTGAAGAAATAAGCGAATATGAAATAGGAAAACTTCTATTTTATTATGAATTATTAACTTCTATTGTTGGAAAATTTTTAAGAATTAATACTTATGACCAACCAGGTGTTGAAGGTGGAAAAATCATCTTAAAAGAGATGTTAAAAAATAAAAACTAG
- the galU gene encoding UTP--glucose-1-phosphate uridylyltransferase GalU, whose product MKNPIKKCLFPAAGYGTRFLPATKATPKEMLPVLTKPLIQYGVEEAIAAGMDTMAIVTGRGKRAIEDHFDISYELEHQIKGTNKEHYLTEIRSVITKCTFSYTRQIEMKGLGHAILCGETLIGDQPFAVLLADDLCDAPTNGVLSQMVELYKKYHCSIVAIEEVPKEETNKYGVIAGNEIEPGIYMIKDMVEKPEPEVAPSNLAIIGRYILTPDIFDIIKETKPGKGGEIQITDALLTQAKKGMVLAYKFEGQRFDCGSVDGYVKATNYFYDKSTKKEKKEAGKK is encoded by the coding sequence ATGAAAAATCCAATCAAAAAATGTCTATTCCCAGCTGCAGGTTATGGAACAAGATTCTTACCAGCAACAAAAGCAACACCAAAAGAGATGCTACCAGTACTTACAAAACCACTTATTCAATATGGAGTAGAAGAAGCAATTGCTGCTGGCATGGATACAATGGCAATTGTAACAGGTAGAGGAAAAAGAGCAATTGAAGATCACTTTGATATCTCTTATGAGTTAGAACATCAAATTAAAGGTACAAATAAAGAACATTATTTAACTGAAATTAGATCAGTTATTACAAAATGTACATTTTCATATACTAGACAAATAGAGATGAAAGGTTTAGGACATGCAATTTTATGTGGTGAAACTTTAATTGGAGATCAACCTTTTGCTGTACTTTTAGCAGATGACTTATGTGATGCACCAACAAACGGAGTTTTATCTCAAATGGTTGAGTTATATAAAAAATATCATTGTTCAATTGTAGCTATTGAAGAAGTTCCAAAAGAAGAAACAAATAAATATGGTGTTATTGCTGGTAATGAAATTGAACCAGGAATTTATATGATTAAAGACATGGTTGAAAAACCTGAACCAGAAGTTGCTCCTTCAAACTTAGCAATTATTGGAAGATATATTTTAACTCCTGATATTTTTGATATTATAAAAGAGACAAAACCAGGAAAAGGTGGAGAAATTCAAATTACGGATGCACTTTTAACTCAAGCTAAAAAAGGAATGGTTTTAGCTTATAAATTTGAAGGTCAAAGATTTGATTGTGGAAGCGTAGATGGTTATGTAAAAGCAACAAATTACTTTTACGATAAATCAACAAAAAAAGAAAAGAAAGAAGCTGGTAAGAAATAA